A section of the Maylandia zebra isolate NMK-2024a linkage group LG8, Mzebra_GT3a, whole genome shotgun sequence genome encodes:
- the mki67 gene encoding proliferation marker protein Ki-67 isoform X9, with product MPLHGKIVVIKRSGGDGTEFPLTAACLFGRKPDCDIRIQLPQVSKEHCRIDLNENKEVILTNLSSANPTLVNGEVLQQSERLKHGDVITIIDRSFRFEYPPAQTPKKRSAIGGKPETLKVLQDQQVGDTPIVEKGEKRFSEVSSDTCLKDGASHDNIQRSLEKTGELESKADDSLLQGKSNSPFSDLYQMIKKSLDVKTPRKSCASQLATPSSKVASPKPNSVRKGSAIFTERKSTPKKSEVLAGPGSTNGGTPASVRKQAKVPAAETAEPRAEKAENGSVIETASPRKRNGATPQKFTVNEVIEQITAETPKSPARRRSKEMSPGKTPVTKNQEEKTKASPRNSAGKGKEVSKKRKSGELGEDVPKQQAKRKRVSFGGYLSPELFDKRLPPDSPLRKGATPRRSLSLLRPKQSLLRRASVIGLLKEGSPRAKSPAKTKTPSPKKSPSKKMASPKTPTSGKKSPKSRSPSPKAASPAKKSPKSRSPSPAKKSPKSRSPSPAKSPKSRSPSPAKKSPKSPKSGSPSPAKKSPKSPKSRSPSPAKKSPKSPKSRSPSPAKKSPKSPKSRSPSPAKKSPKSRSPSPAKKSPKSPKSRSPSPAKKSPKSPKSRSPSPKAASPTNKSPKSRSASPKATANKSPKSKSPSPARGRSPSKVETPKTNEQQKTQRRASAPGQIPHEQVPAGKRRATVGLPGTSLESVPTVVLTPAKTPTNSGVQTPTVKGRFSVSQISTPSPIAEADKVTDQVLLPTVTPKTHKGRKSTSQKTPGAAKSAVKMHRRSGISRASIKVSNPWAHIVKFGQPKAQVVAPLKKTIGQKPKKRAVPKPQTPARNLKGYVSTGHADSPATIVVGRAHRQTVVQPTGAAPRVVTNVALFKKNMKMDEDLTGISEMFKTPVNERKRKSLIDDNSVTKTPAGGQSASVMEPSVLSTPEEPGEMIVSPLSVTSAVKGRRYNNEAVQRLLDEDQDATFIGQIQSESSEWQNADLQVSTVTTPKLRPELPDSLTGVKRIMKTPKQKAEPVEDLRGKLLKTPKQKPEKQECLTGVKRIMKTPRQKAEPLEDIRGNLLKTPKQKPEQQECFTGVKRIFRTPKEKAEPLEDLQGKILKTPEVPEAGDASLGGGKELLQTPAQLQESDAKGMKTPKSSPVVHLTGVKRVMKTPVEKGAPVEDVVGVKRLMRTPRQKGEPVEANFGLKRLMKSPRLRGNAPVEDFEGLQELMEEPLTEPTVQPEAKEQGEAQMSLDSSANVVKDAMETVSQADAVLLEEAEVKTAVNADPAHEKKSVRGRRAKTVESKAAEDKQEEPVIPAPSRGRRGKKTEATAPPAVRQTRGRNAKTAVELSAEENHLPSPKVAPKPKRGRSAQQSSDEPEVAAEAERVQSHPLDVEEKANESAVPKRGRRAKQPKKSQQRNATEDVPQDTPDANVACSDQPEVLPGRADENKSDAMETVVQACQAESLLHVQTPASVQKKSVRGRRAKQAESEELEDKKEAAEIAEDPIVPTPARGERRGKKMEAVAPPAARHTKRGRNAKSQESTSETSADASAQASLINTSLSALQTVKPVRGRRAKQTPVKPAQPEPETVETASGEQSQVENSEPQKTTLPTAGKPRRGRKARQDTAEQNEVTEEVVKQAAVETNEQSQPPARVKRGRNAKQDEEKMNEPAKKIKLTRKSEEAQTELTEAQTVKMVISETTEPAQISEQASVATKPRRGGRKAKQDTESVESIEVQEVPVLSTENKPKRGRRGKPAAEETKATAESPEHKPKAEEAKNAEPLSSSMKTSRSRGVRASAKCETSQAIPAKRARRGTTVSPEEVSTESTVLVSEPAPTSVEPARKGRRGAFKSTTEEPTTTTDQKNPEAVESNAKMPKRCVKWKSHLEVFEIPKATPVKAARGKKSKAADQVNSESKNVSNDANKTEEEDLSDKAVDSRPVKRVGRGAKTAAKVEPANNPEKNVEAKTQPKTRRGRSANK from the exons GTTTGAGTATCCTCCGGCACAAACGCCAAAGAAGAGGTCTGCCATTGGAGGCAAACCTGAAACCCTCAag GTTCTTCAAGACCAGCAAGTGGGTGACACCCCTATTgtggaaaaaggagaaaagagatTCTCTGAAGTGTCATCAG atacTTGTCTTAAAGATGGAGCCAGCCATGACAATATTCAGCGTTCCTTGGAGAAAACCGGAGAGTTGGAGTCCAAGGCAGATGATAGCCTGCTACAAGGCAAGAGCAACTCCCCCTTCAGCGACCTGTATCAAATGATCAAAAAATCTCTGGATGTCAAGACCCCTCGGAAATCTTGTGCCAGTCAGCTTGCAACGCCTTCCTCAAAGGTCGCCTCTCCAAAACCCAATTCGGTCAGAAAAGGTAGTGCCATTTTCACTGAGAGAAAAAGCACTCCTAAGAAAAGTGAAGTTCTAGCTGGACCTGGAAGTACAAACGGGGGAACCCCAGCGTCTGTGAGGAAGCAAGCGAAGGTTCCAGCTGCTGAGACGGCTGAACCCAGAGCAGAAAAGGCTGAAAATGGCAGCGTGATTGAAACGGCTTCACCTCGGAAAAGAAATGGCGCAACTCCTCAGAAGTTTACTGTAAATGAGGTTATTGAGCAAATTACAGCTGAAACACCCAAGTCGCCTGCGAGGAGGAGGAGTAAGGAAATGTCACCTGGCAAAACTCCAGTGACCAAGAaccaagaagaaaaaacaaaggcaTCACCCAGGAATTCAGCTGGAAAAG gAAAAGAAGTGTCCAAAAAACGCAAGAGTGGAGAACTCGGAGAAGACGTGCCCAAACAGCAAGCGAAGAGGAAACGCGTTTCCTTTGGAGGTTACCTGAGCCCAGAGCTGTTTGACAAACGGTTGCCTCCTGACTCTCCATTACGCAAGGGGGCTACCCCACGGAGGAGCTTGTCTCTCTTGAGACCCAAGCAGTCACTGCTTAGACGAGCATCCGTCATCGGCTTGCTAAAA GAGGGCAGCCCACGTGCAAAAAgtcctgcaaaaacaaaaacaccatcACCTAAGAAATCACCGAGCAAGAAAATGGCTTCTCCTAAGACTCCAACTTCTGGGAAGAAGTCTCCCAAATCCAGATCACCATCACCCAAGGCAGCATCTCCCGCGAAGAAGTCGCCCAAGTCCAG GTCCCCGTCTCCCGCGAAGAAGTCGCCCAAGTCCAGGTCCCCGTCTCCTGCAAAGTCGCCCAAGTCCAGGTCCCCGTCTCCCGCGAAGAAGTCGCCCAAGTCACCCAAGTCCGGGTCCCCGTCTCCCGCGAAGAAGTCGCCCAAGTCACCCAAGTCCAGGTCCCCGTCTCCCGCGAAGAAGTCGCCCAAGTCGCCCAAGTCCAGGTCCCCGTCTCCCGCGAAGAAGTCGCCCAAGTCGCCCAAGTCCAGGTCCCCGTCTCCCGCGAAGAAGTCGCCCAAGTCCAGGTCCCCGTCTCCCGCGAAGAAGTCGCCCAAGTCGCCCAAGTCCAGGTCCCCGTCTCCCGCGAAGAAGTCGCCCAAGTCACCCAAGTCCAGGTCCCCGTCTCCCAAAGCAGCTTCTCCTACCAATAAATCACCCAAATCTAGATCTGCTTCTCCTAAAGCAACCGCGAATAAATCACCAAAATCCAAGAGCCCATCTCCTGCAAGAGGAAGATCTCCTTCTAAAGTGGAAACTCCTAAAACCAATGAACAGCAGAAAACTCAACGCAGGGCTTCAGCCCCAGGGCAGATTCCCCACGAGCAAGTTCCTGCTGGAAAAAGAAGGGCAACTGTGGGTTTGCCTGGTACTTCTCTGGAAAGTGTCCCTACTGTCGTCCTTACACCAGCTAAAACTCCCACTAATTCAGGAGTTCAGACCCCCACAGTCAAGGGGCGATTTTCTGTGTCACAAATTAGTACACCCTCTCCAATAGCTGAAGCCGACAAGGTCACTGACCAGGTTCTTTTGCCCACCGTCACCCCTAAAACACACAAGGGAAGGAAAAGCACCTCGCAGAAGACTCCAGGTGCTGCGAAGAGTGCAGTAAAGATGCACAGAAGAAGTGGCATTTCAAGAGCATCTATAAAAG TCTCCAATCCTTGGGCGCACATTGTGAAATTTGGTCAACCTAAGGCTCAAGTTGTTGCTCCACTTAAAAAAACCATTGGCCAAAAGCCTAAGAAGAGAGCAGTGCCCAAACCACAG ACACCTGCCAGAAATCTGAAGGGCTACGTGAGCACTGGACATGCAGACTCGCCCGCCACCATTGTTGTTGGTagagcacacagacagaccgTTGTGCAGCCAACTGGTGCTGCACCAAGAGTGGTCACCAATGTTGCACTCTTCAAAAAGAACATGAAAATGGATGAAGACTTGACTG GTAtttctgaaatgtttaaaactCCTGTAAACGAAAGGAAGCGGAAGTCTTTAATCGATGATAACAGCGTCACAAAGACACCAGCTGGAGGTCAGAGCGCATCTGTGATGGAGCCATCTGTGCTGAGCACACCAGAGGAACCAG GTGAGATGATAGTATCTCCGCTGAGTGTTACATCTGCAGTAAAAGGCAGAAGATACAACAATGAGGCAGTCCAACGCCTCCTTGATGAAGATCAAGACGCCACCTTCATCGGCCAGATTCAGTCAGAGTCAAGTGAATGGCAGAATGCAGATTTGCAGGTGTCCACTGTAACAACTCCCAAACTGAGGCCAGAATTACCAGATTCTCTGACCGGAGTTAAGAGGATCATGAAAACGCCAAAACAGAAGGCTGAGCCTGTTGAAGATTTGAGAGGGAAGCTGTTGAAAACTCCAAAACAGAAGCCTGAAAAACAGGAGTGCCTCACTGGAGTCAAGAGGATCATGAAGACTCCGAGACAGAAAGCCGAACCTTTAGAGGACATCAGAGGGAATCTTCTGAAGACTCCCAAACAGAAGCCTGAACAGCAAGAGTGCTTCACTGGGGTTAAGAGAATATTTAGAACTCCAAAGGAGAAGGCTGAACCGCTTGAAGACCTTCAAGGGAAGATTCTGAAGACCCCCGAAGTCCCAGAAGCTGGTGATGCCAGTTTGGGTGGTGGTAAGGAGCTTCTGCAGACGCCAGCACAGTTGCAAGAATCTGACGCAAAAGGCATGAAAActccaaaaagctctccagtgGTTCACCTCACTGGAGTCAAGAGAGTGATGAAGACACCTGTGGAGAAAGGTGCTCCTGTCGAAGATGTGGTTGGCGTGAAGAGGCTCATGAGAACTCCCAGGCAGAAAGGCGAACCTGTTGAGGCGAATTTCGGGCTCAAGAGACTCATGAAGTCGCCAAGGCTGAGGGGTAATGCTCCAGTGGAGGACTTCGAGGGACTTCAAGAACTTATGGAGGAGCCACTGACTGAGCCCACAGTACAACCAGAGGCAAAGGAG CAGGGTGAAGCTCAGATGTCTCTCGACAGCAGTGCAAACGTGGTAAAAG ATGCCATGGAAACGGTCTCTCAGGCAGATGCAGTACTTCTTGAGGAAGCTGAGGTGAAGACTGCTGTGAATGCAGATCCTGCACATGAGAAGAAATCTGTACGAGGCAGAAGGGCAAAAACGGTGGAATCTAAAGCAGCTGAGGATAAACAGGAAGAGCCTGTAATCCCTGCTCCAtccagaggaagaagaggaaagaaaacTGAAGCTACAGCACCACCTGCTGTTAGACAGACAAGAGGCAGAAATGCGAAGACAGCTGTTGAGCTGTCAGCAGAAGAGAATCACCTTCCTTCTCCCAAAGTTGCTCCTAAGCCAAAAAGGGGTAGAAGTGCACAGCAGTCTTCTGATGAGCCTGAAgttgctgctgaagctgagcGTGTTCAGAGCCACCCACTTGATGTTGAGGAGAAAGCAAATGAAAGTGCTGTGCCCAAGCGAGGAAGAAGAGCTAAGCAACCCAAAAAGTCACAGCAACGAAATGCAACTGAGGATGTTCCCCAAGATACACCAG ATGCAAATGTAGCCTGCAGTGACCAGCCTGAGGTGTTGCCAGGCAGAGCTGATGAAAACAAATCTGATGCCATGGAAACTGTTGTCCAAGCATGTCAAGCTGAAAGCTTACTTCACGTGCAGACACCAGCTTCAGTTCAGAAGAAATCTGTCCGAGGCAGAAGAGCAAAACAGGCCGAATCTGAAGAACTTGAAGATAAAAAAGAGGCAGCTGAAATTGCTGAAGATCCCATTGTGCCTACTCCAGCGAGAGGAGAAAGAAGAGGGAAGAAAATGGAAGCTGTAGCACCACCTGCAGCTAGACACACAAAAAGAGGCAGAAATGCAAAGTCTCAGGAGAGCACCTCTGAGACCTCCGCTGATGCCAGTGCCCAAGCGTCTCTGATAAACACCAGTCTGTCTGCACTCCAGACTGTTAAGCCAGTCAGAGGGAGGAGAGCAAAACAAACACCTGTTAAGCCAGCTCAACCAGAGCCTGAAACGGTTGAAACAGCAAGTGGGGAACAGAGCCAAGTGGAAAACTCTGAGCCTCAGAAGACCACTCTTCCCACTGCTGGAAAACCACGAAGAGGGAGAAAGGCAAGACAGGATACCGCTGAACAGAATGAGGTGACAGAAGAGGTGGTCAAGCAGGCAGCAGTGGAGACGAATGAGCAGTCTCAGCCTCCAGCCAGAGTAAAGAGGGGCAGAAATGCCAAACAGGATGAAGAAAAGATGAATGAGcctgctaaaaaaataaaactaacaaGAAAGTCTGAGGAGGCCCAAACGGAATTAACAGAAGCCCAAACTGTTAAAATGGTCATTTCAGAAACAACAGAACCAGCCCAGATAAGCGAACAGGCCAGTGTGGCCACGAAGCCCAGAAGAGGAGGGCGGAAAGCAAAACAAGACACAGAGAGTGTGGAATCCATTGAGGTCCAAGAGGTCCCTGTTCTCAGCACAGAAAATAAACCCAAACGAGGCAGGAGGGGAAAACCAGCTGCCGAAGAAACTAAAGCCACTGCCGAAAGTCCTGAACACAAGCCGAAGGCTGAGGAGGCGAAAAACGCTGAGCCACTTTCCTCGTCTATGAAAACTAGCAGGTCAAGGGGAGTGAGGGCTTCTGCTAAATGTGAGACTTCACAAGCCATTCCAGCCAAGAGAGCCCGCAGAGGTACAACTGTTTCTCCTGAGGAGGTCAGCACAGAATCCACAGTTTTGGTTTCCGAGCCTGCTCCCACGTCAGTGGAACCAGCAAGAAAGGGAAGACGGGGAGCATTCAAGTCCACAACAGAAGAGCCTACGACGACTACTGATCAGAAGAATCCTGAAGCTGTTGAGAGCAACGCAAAGATGCCCAAAAGATGCGTTAAGTGGAAATCACACTTGGAAGTCTTTGAGATTCCAAAGGCGACACCTGTAAAAGCAGCGCGAGGTAAGAAGTCTAAAGCTGCAGACCAAGTCAACAGTGAAAGCAAAAATGTGTCAAATGATGCCAAcaaaactgaagaggaggatctCTCAGATAAAGCTGTTGACAGTAGACCTGTTAAGAGAGTCGGACGAGGGGCGAAGACTGCTGCCAAAGTGGAACCTGCAAACAACCCAGAGAAAAACGTTGAAGCCAAAACGCAGCCTAAAACCCGCAGAGGAAGATCAGCAAACAAATAG